A window of Nicotiana sylvestris chromosome 8, ASM39365v2, whole genome shotgun sequence genomic DNA:
agggcttagtctcatgcaatggacaaatagcaaataggagcaGAATATTTCTTAGTTGGAGGTATATTTTGCGCTTGGCGGCCTGGTTGTTATGAAGGTAAAGATTTTAAGATGCACGTACTGGTGGTTATTCCTTGTTCCTtctttcaaagaaaaatcgtgagttttgtaggggaggttggttcgtacCTTTGTCTACTTGttttgctttgctttgctctAGAGATCCTGTTCGAGTTACCCTAGGTAACACCTGGCTGCCACATaaataaagttttcaaaaaatatgcacttattgacaaaataaaatcattttggaaaacatagtggtatatagtatcaagtaaattagatgaactaacgACTGCGACACTTTTAGAGACACTACGGCTTTATTtgcgttagaattttgagggtcctcctcaaaattctgccctagtttagcAAGTGATCCTTCAGTCGTTCTGCATGTAATGAAGTTTGTTGGATCTGTTCTGGagttttgagaatccttctcaaaagttTTCCCCAGTTACTTTATCGGTTTCTGACTATCTCACACATGATGACGTCGGCTGGAcctgctccagaattttgagggtcctccttaaaattttgCCCTAGTTTCTGGTTCTGGGAAAATGAAGATTTAATTAAGATGTCACCGAAATCACAGGGTTGTATCCTcttttaaatgggaatcaggttaagtgtagttcagttacatcagatgaagaaatgtaaacaatCCAAACATAGTATCTATTGACTGCGTCTAAATTGATAGGCTTTGGctaaacttctccgtccatttctgcaagtatgattgctcctcctgttagcaccctgtgaaccatgaaGGGCCCTTGCCAATTGGGTGAAAACTTTCATTtagcttcatcttgatatgggaaAATTCGCTTCAGTaccagttgccccggtgtgaattgtcttggtctgacccttttgttgaaggctctggacatttttgttctgataaagctgaccatgacacaccacattcattctttttccatctattagggctagttgctcatatcGGCTTCTTATCCTTTCTGCATCACTTAGTtcgacttcttgtatgatccttaaagaaggaatttctacctcagcgggaatgatagctttagtaccataaaccagcaaatagggagttgccccagttgatgtgcggactgtggtacggtATCCTAATAAGGCGaatggtaacttctcatgccattgcttgtgattttctaccattttcgttagtatcttcttgatgttcttgttggcaacTTCCACGACTCCGttcatttgaggcatgtatgCTATGGAagttttgtgcttgattttgaaggtttcacacatggctttcatcagatcactattgagattggcggtaTTATTAGTGATGATGGACTCGAGAACCCtaaaccgacaaacaatacgatccctaatgaaatctgcgacgactttcttggtaacggctttgtaagatgcagcctccgcccattttgtgaagtaattggtggccactaaaatgaacttgtgcccgtttgaagtagtgggctcgatcggaccgatgacatccattccccaggcggcaaaatgccaaggtgcacttgttgcattgagttcatttAGTCGTACCCTTATCATGAATGCATGTATCTAGCATTGGTGGCATTTCtaaacatactggatgcaatctgtttccatagtcatccaaaaatatccaactatgagtatcttcttggctagaacaaaaccgtTTATATGTGGTGCGCAAGTTCCGGCATGTATTTCCTCGAGCAATCTAGAAGCCTCTTTGGCATCAACACACCTTAATATTCCTAGATCAGGTGTTCTCCTATACAAAATACCTCCGCtttggaagaaatgattggacaaTCTACGCAGTGTAtgtttctgagtatggtttgcctgctctgggtattctccttttgccaaatattccttgatatcatggaaccatgggtTTTCATCCGTTTCTTCTTCgacgtgggcacaataagctggctgactATGGATCCTTACTagaatgggatcgatgaaattcttatctgggtAATGTATCATGGACGACAAAGTAGCCAGTGCGTCTGCGAACTCGTTTTGGActcttggaacatgtttgaattctatcttcgtgaacctcttcatcaattcttgcacatgatacaagtaGGGTAGTATCTTGATGTTTTTTGTAGCCCATTCTCCTCGCacttgatgtaccaaaagatccgaatcaccaattaccagcaaTTTCTGTATATTCATgtcgatggccaaattgagccccatgatgcaagcctcatattctgccatattttTGGTACATGGGAACCTAAGCTTTGCGgataccagataatgttgacctgtCTCTAACACCAAGACcgctccaatacccactcctttaaagtttgcagctccatcgaagaacattctccaaccatcataggctTCAACAATGTCCTCTCTTACGAATGACACTTCATCgttaggaaaatatgtttttagtgcttcgtattctcctcccacgtgattttcagcaagatggtctaccAACGCTTGTTctttgactgccttctgagttacatagatgatatcgaactcactcaacaatatctgccatttggccaacttcccggtaggcataggcttctgaaagatgtacttcagaggatccattcttgatatgaggtaagtggtataggcacaaaagtaatgcctcaatttttgagcTGTCCATGTCAAAGCACCGCAAGTGCGTTCTAgtagagagtaccgtgcttcataaggtgtgaacttcttactcaagtaatatatggcttgctcctttcttcctgtctcgtcatgttgccCTACAACATAGCCGAAAGCCCTATCTAGTATGgacagatagagtagcaaaggtatCCTAGGTTCTGGCTGGACTAGGACTGGTGGCGTGGATaggtattccttaattttgtCAAAATCCCTTTGACAATCTTCAGTCCAACTGGTTTCAACATCtatcctcaacattttgaagatggattcacatattactgtggattgtgctatgaagcggctgatgtAATTAAGGCatcccaggaagctcatcacgcccttcttgctctttggtggtggtaactcttggatagctttaacttttgacgggtccaactcgattcctcaGCGGCTAATGACGAATCCCAACAATATtcctgcaggaaccccgaatgcacattttacGGGGTTCAGTTTTAAATTGTACTTCCGCAGCCtatcaaagaacttcctcaagtctgcttTGTGATatgtggccctcttggatttgatgatgacatcgtcaatgtatacctctatttccttgtgtatcatatcatggaatatggtcatcatggccctcatataggtggccccagcattcttcaggacaaatggcatcattttgtagcagtacaCCCCCATGGTgcaatgaaagttgttttctctaCGTCTTCTTCGACCATCCAAATCTGATaataacctgcgaagcaatctacaaaggattagagttcatgcttggcgcaattgtcaattagaatgtgtatgtttggcagtgggaaatcgtccttgggacttgctctatttaaatcctgaTATTCACCACACACCccgactttcccatccttttttggaatcggtacgatgttggctaaccaagttgggtattcaactaccctgaggactttggatttgatctgcttggtgacttcttccttgattttgaagctcatgtctggtttgaacattctgagtttctgcttcaccggcggACACGTTGGATTGGTAGGtaacttatgagccactatggatgtgttcaggccggtcatgtcatcatatgaccatgcaaatatatcctcatattctttcaggAAATGAGTGTAGTCTTCCTTctctgatggtgataggtgaataCTTATGCGAGCCTCTTTGATggtttcagaatctcccaaattgattacctcagtttcgtccaggttggacttaggtttgttctcaaaattctcaacttctctgataaCTTCTTCAGGTATCTCATCCTGttcttctgagtcactatccttatgttacGCTGTcttattacatgtcacagtccttggttcatcaaggtaagaaatagtaatgctgtagaagaaagatatgaaagataACAATAATAAAACATCACAATATTTGATAAATGCTAAAATGTTAAACAAAATATCATCTGAATGACTTCAAAATAAtgtttttcaaaacaaaatactgaaagaaagatattttaaaaactaaatgcTCAAAAAGACTTATTTTTTTCCAGATAACATTAGCAGCCATGCTACCCCGGGACTCGTCTGGCCCTTGATGGTGTGGCGATCCAGTTCCTAAAAAATGCTCCCTTCTCCATGGTTTGAATGgtaagg
This region includes:
- the LOC138875246 gene encoding uncharacterized protein encodes the protein MVENHKQWHEKLPFALLGYRTTVRTSTGATPYLLVYGTKAIIPAEVEIPSLRIIQEVELSDAERIRSRYEQLALIDGKRMNVVCHGQLYQNKNVQSLQQKGQTKTIHTGATGTEANFPISR